TGCCGGTGGCCGACGCCATCGCCCTGGAGCCGGGGGCGAAGGTCGCGCTGTTCCTCACCGCCTATCCGCTCGACCCGCTGCACGGGGAAATCCTCGAAACCAGCTACCAGGCCAAGCCCAGCGACGAAGGCGTGGCCTCCTACCGCCTGCTGGCCAGCGTGGAAAACGCCCCGCCGCACGCCCGCCTCGGCCTGCACGGCACCGCCAAGCTCTACGGCGAACGCGTGGTGCTCGGCTATTACCTGCTGCGCCGGCCGCTGGCCTCGCTGCGCGCCTGGACCGGCTGGTGATGGAGAGAGTCTGGTGATGGACACTGCCGTCGAAGACCTGCCCACCCCGCCCCTGCGCGACGACCTGCGCCTGAGCGAAGCCGCGCCCGGCCCCAACGGCGAACCGGTGTGGGTGATCCAGGACTGCGTGCTCAACCGGTTCTACCGCATCGGCTGGCTGGAGTTCGAATGCCTGCTGCGCTGGGAACAGACACCCCGGCAGATCAGCGAACAGATCGCCGAGCAGACCGCGCTCAAGCCCGACACCGAGCAGGTGCTGGGCTTTCGTCAGTTCCTCGAATACCACCAGTTGCTGCGCTCCGGCCCCGAAGCCCTGGCGCGCCTGCAGGCACGCAGCGAAGGCAGCCAGTGGACCACCTGGAAATGGTGGCTGCACCACTACCTGTTCTTCCGCATCCCGCTGATCCGCCCGCAGCGCTTCCTGCGCGCCATCGCCGGCAGCCTCGCCTGGCTGTTCAACCGCTTCACGGCGGCGCTGGTGCTGCTGCTCAGCCTCGCCGGCATCGTGCTGGTCACGCACCAGTGGGACACCTTCACCCACGATGTGGTGGAATCCTTCTCCTTCGAGGGCCTGCTCAGCTTCGCCGCCGCGCTGGTGGTGGCCAAGACGTTGCACGAGATGGGCCACGCGCTGGTGGCGACCCGGCTGGGGCTCAAGGTCGCGCACATGGGCATCGCCTTCGTGGTGATGTGGCCGATGCTCTACACCGACACCGGGGAAAGCTGGAAACTGCGCAGCAACCGCCAGCGTCTGGCCATCGCCAGCGCCGGCATCGTCACCGAACTGGGCCTGGCCGGGCTCTCGACGCTGGGCTGGGCGCTGGCCGATCCCGGCCCCTTGCGCAACGCCTTGCTGTACCTGGCCACCACCAGTTGGGCGCTGTCGCTGGCGCTGAACGCCAGCCCCTTCATGCGTTTCGACGGCTACTTCATCCTCTCCGACCTGCTGGACTTCCCCAACCTGCACGAACGCGCAAGCGCCCTGGCCCGCACCACCCTGCGCCGCAACCTGCTCGGTCTGGACGAGCCGTGGGCGGAACACTTCCCCACCGGCAAGCGCCGCCTGCTGGTGGCGTTCGCCTTCGGCACCTGGGTCTACCGCCTGCTGCTGTTCCTCGGCATCGCCGTGGCGGTCTATTACTTCTTCTTCAAACTGCTGGGAATCTTCCTGTTCGCCGTGGAAATCAGCTGGTTCATCGTTCAGCCCGTGTGGCGTGAACTCAAGGTCTGGTGGCAGCGCCGTGGGGAAGTGAAGCCACGGCGCAAACTGGTCTTCCTGGCACTGCTTGGTGCCGTACTGCTCCTGCTGGCGGTGCCCTGGCGCACCCAGGTCCACGCGATGGGCGTGGCCCGCGCGGCGCAGCAGTTGCACGTCTATGCGCCGTTCCCTGCGCTGCTGCGCGATGTGCGCTCCGGCGGTGAAGTCGCCAAGGGCGAAACCCTGGCGGTAATGGAAGAACCGGACATCGCCGCCAGGGTACGCGGCAGCGAAGCCAGCATCCGCGGCTACGAAGGCCGCCTGGCCGGCATGCTCGCCGACCCGCAGGGGCTCGCCGAGGAAGCCGTCACCCGCCAGCGCCTGGGCGTGGAATACCAGCAGGCCCGCGCCGCCCGCAACGAGATGGCCCGCCTGACGCTGCAAGCGCCCTTCGCCGGCCGCTGGATGGATGTGAACCCGGAGTGGAAAGCCGGCCAGTGGATCAATACCCGCGAGCCGATCGGCGTGCTGGTCGATCCGGGTTCCTGGCTGGTGGACGCCTACGTCAAGCAGGACGAGGTGCAGCGCCTCACCGACGGCGGCCGCGTGCGCTTCTACCCCGAGGGCGTGCCCAGCCCCATCGACGGCCAGGTGGTGCTGATCGGCACCACCCGCGTCAGCCAGTTGGAGCAGCCGATGCTCGCCTCGCGCTACGGCGGCCCGCTGAACGTCAACGCCCAGGGCGACGCGCTGATACCCAATCCGGCGCTGTTCCACGTGCTGGTGAAACTGGAGGAAGCGCCGCCGAACCTGCATGAAACGCGTGGGCACCTGCAGATCGATGGCGCCCGGCGCAGCTGGCTGGGGGAAGGCTTGACCCGGTTGCTGGCGGTGGCGTTGCGGGAGAGCGGATTCTAGCGGCGCGGCCCCTCCGGGTGACGAGGCACATGCCCGCTCCTACGGGAGCAAAGC
This Pseudomonas sp. ATCC 13867 DNA region includes the following protein-coding sequences:
- a CDS encoding HlyD family efflux transporter periplasmic adaptor subunit, whose protein sequence is MDTAVEDLPTPPLRDDLRLSEAAPGPNGEPVWVIQDCVLNRFYRIGWLEFECLLRWEQTPRQISEQIAEQTALKPDTEQVLGFRQFLEYHQLLRSGPEALARLQARSEGSQWTTWKWWLHHYLFFRIPLIRPQRFLRAIAGSLAWLFNRFTAALVLLLSLAGIVLVTHQWDTFTHDVVESFSFEGLLSFAAALVVAKTLHEMGHALVATRLGLKVAHMGIAFVVMWPMLYTDTGESWKLRSNRQRLAIASAGIVTELGLAGLSTLGWALADPGPLRNALLYLATTSWALSLALNASPFMRFDGYFILSDLLDFPNLHERASALARTTLRRNLLGLDEPWAEHFPTGKRRLLVAFAFGTWVYRLLLFLGIAVAVYYFFFKLLGIFLFAVEISWFIVQPVWRELKVWWQRRGEVKPRRKLVFLALLGAVLLLLAVPWRTQVHAMGVARAAQQLHVYAPFPALLRDVRSGGEVAKGETLAVMEEPDIAARVRGSEASIRGYEGRLAGMLADPQGLAEEAVTRQRLGVEYQQARAARNEMARLTLQAPFAGRWMDVNPEWKAGQWINTREPIGVLVDPGSWLVDAYVKQDEVQRLTDGGRVRFYPEGVPSPIDGQVVLIGTTRVSQLEQPMLASRYGGPLNVNAQGDALIPNPALFHVLVKLEEAPPNLHETRGHLQIDGARRSWLGEGLTRLLAVALRESGF